A window of the Misgurnus anguillicaudatus unplaced genomic scaffold, ASM2758022v2 HiC_scaffold_32, whole genome shotgun sequence genome harbors these coding sequences:
- the LOC129453955 gene encoding uncharacterized protein: MEVKEKLTGERPHKCIQCGDDFIRKGHLKLHERIHTAEKTFSCHQCEKSFTSLSKLKVHITTHNEETPQIHGIEENFVNEEETSQSHALEKCFVNEERFADHVSVHTEEKPFSCHQCGKSYKIKRNLKYHINTHTGEKPYECPKCGQGFSHVANLGAHIRVHTGVKPHKCSDCGKSFTRKTNLTAHVRIHTRERPYTCPQCQKSFTMKEHLKNHILIHTGQRPFICTYCGKSFARHTTFKDHKRIHTGERPYTCPQCQKSFTLKEHLKNHILIHTGQRPFICTYCGKSFARHTTFKHHERIHTGEKPYTCTQCGKSFMDKRQLKSHTAQHTGESPFTCLQCGKGFSRKILLKEHMRLHTGENTFTCTRCGKSFTNASKLKIHQQSHSEEKPFSCVRCGKPFKYKSTLKAHMRIHTGEKPYTCPQCGKKFSYSSNLKVHQRTH; this comes from the coding sequence ATGGAAGTAAAAGAGAAACTGACTGGTGAGAGGCCGCACAAATGCATTCAGTGTGGAGATGATTTCATTCGAAAAGGACATCTTAAGTTACATGAAAGGATTCACACCGCTGAGAAAACATTCAGCTGCCATCaatgtgaaaagagtttcacaAGTTTAAGTAAACTTAAGGTACATATAACAACCCACAATGAGGAGACGCCTCAGATTCATGGGATTGAGGAGAATTTTGTAAATGAAGAGGAGACGTCTCAGAGTCATGCGCTTGAGAAATGTTTTGTAAATGAAGAAAGATTTGCAGACCATGTAAGCGTTCACACTGAAGAGAAACCTTTCAGCTGccatcagtgtggaaagagttacAAAATTAAACGAAACCTTAAATATCATATTAATACTCACACCGGTGAGAAACCGTACGAATGCCCTAAATGTGGACAGGGTTTTTCACACGTAGCAAACCTTGGCGCTCATATAAGAGTTCACACGGGAGTGAAGCCACACAAATGCTCTGATTGTGGAAAAAGTTTTACACGCAAAACAAACCTCACGGCTCACGTGAGGATTCACACCAGAGAGAGACCTTACACCTGTCCTCAGTGTCAAAAGAGTTTTACGATGAAAGAGCATCTTAAGAATCACATATTAATTCACACTGGTCAGAGACCTTTCATTTGCACTtactgtggaaagagttttgcaCGTCACACAACCTTTAAGGATCATAAACggattcacaccggagagagACCTTACACCTGTCCTCAGTGTCAAAAGAGTTTTACTTTGAAAGAGCATCTTAAGAATCACATATTAATTCACACTGGTCAGAGACCTTTCATTTGCACTtactgtggaaagagttttgcaCGTCACACAACTTTTAAGCATCATGAAAggattcacaccggagagaaaccttacacctgcactcaatgtggaaagagttttatgGACAAAAGACAACTCAAGAGTCACACAGCACAACATACTGGTGAGTCGCCTTTTACTTGCCTGCAGTGTGGAAAGGGCTTCTCACGAAAAATACTTCTGAAAGAACACATGAGACTTCATACAGGAGAGAACACTTTCACGTGTACTCGCTGtggaaaaagttttacaaatgCATCAAAACTCAAAATTCACCAGCAATCTCATTCTGAAGAAAAACCATTCAGCTGTGTTCGGTGTGGGAAGCCTTTCAAATACAAATCAACCCTTAAAGCTCATatgaggattcacactggagagaaaccttacacctGTCCTCAGTGTGGAAAGAAATTCAGTTATTCATCAAATCTGAAAGTTCACCAGCGCACTCATTAA